A region from the candidate division WOR-3 bacterium genome encodes:
- a CDS encoding gamma-glutamyl-gamma-aminobutyrate hydrolase family protein: protein MNKKPFIGVTPSFDIQSNRFYLNIKYTKAIQEAGGIPLIIPYTDFKNEIKTLLEKFDGFLLTGGGDVHPLYYREEPKKTRGVVPERDILEIEIVKACFLNKKPFFAICRGSQVMNVAMGGNLIQHINSEIEHEQSASHSKLTHTIIIEKETLLYDIFKKREIRVNSFHHQAVNKLGKDLKISARAKDGIVEAIESDKHPFFLGVQFHPEHLFEENKIFLKLFKKFIDSCK, encoded by the coding sequence TTGAATAAAAAACCTTTTATCGGTGTTACCCCTTCTTTTGATATTCAATCTAACAGATTTTACTTAAATATTAAATATACAAAAGCAATACAGGAAGCAGGGGGAATTCCCCTAATTATTCCGTATACTGATTTTAAAAATGAAATAAAAACTCTTTTAGAAAAATTTGATGGATTTTTATTAACAGGTGGGGGAGATGTGCATCCTTTATATTACAGAGAGGAGCCTAAAAAAACAAGAGGAGTTGTTCCTGAAAGAGATATTCTTGAAATAGAAATTGTTAAAGCTTGTTTTTTAAATAAAAAACCATTTTTTGCGATTTGCAGGGGCTCACAGGTAATGAATGTGGCAATGGGGGGTAATTTAATTCAACATATTAATTCAGAGATAGAACATGAGCAATCAGCAAGTCACAGTAAATTAACTCATACAATAATAATAGAGAAAGAAACGCTTTTATATGATATTTTTAAAAAAAGAGAGATAAGAGTAAACAGTTTTCATCATCAAGCTGTGAATAAATTGGGAAAAGATTTAAAAATATCAGCAAGAGCAAAAGATGGAATTGTTGAAGCAATTGAAAGTGATAAACACCCCTTCTTTTTAGGAGTGCAATTTCACCCTGAACATCTATTTGAGGAAAACAAAATATTTTTAAAACTCTTTAAAAAATTTATAGATTCATGTAAATAA
- a CDS encoding VacB/RNase II family 3'-5' exoribonuclease: MEKLKEKILNYLQRKNKKEVKLKKLIKILHLQKENKNKIIEILKELEKEGTLKLIENKKIIFTQNKIIEGKIEVKQGGFGFLIVDKGKDIFIPKRFLKGARDGDYVKVVITKFKERGPEGKVLEIIKKSLRRFSGTLWKRYRDNFIEPDQDFLPKKIYPLESLEEIPSGNKVGFILINGNKAKGIKNLGNPEDPETPFNLIKYIYNLPEDYKEKYFDEEVLKRKIKEEKKRRKDLRNLVTFTIDPYNAKDFDDAISAFKNKDGYDLFVHIADVSYFVPLNSKIFREAYTRGTSYYLLDKVIHMLPKELSEKFCSLQPSKIRLAKTVHIILDFRGNVKKFEIYNSIIKSNKRLNYEEAQDIIDGKIKIKEKEIYNSLKIAEEISKILKEKRRKRFSLDFDLPEPEILFTDEGKVKLIQLEKAVFTHSLIEECMILANRMIAKFFAKKNLPFIYRIHEEPDKKKLEELKKILLKLLKEEKLKKILLKDELTSRDLFEIIEGVKGKREELIVIKSILKAMKQAKYSVENKGHYGLKLNFYTHFTSPIRRLADLTVHNLLNFVMENKMNKYPDEDELRDIAEKASETERTAQKAEWDIVDMKILEHLKERIGERGEGFVTNIKSDGFFVYVPEFYFEGFVSKDSLPFKTIFNIEEKRIYLKNRKIIDIGDNVNVFINRVDIYGKKLILNLA, translated from the coding sequence ATGGAAAAATTAAAAGAAAAAATTTTAAATTACCTTCAAAGAAAAAACAAAAAAGAAGTAAAATTAAAAAAATTAATTAAAATTTTGCACTTACAAAAAGAAAATAAAAATAAGATAATTGAAATTTTAAAAGAATTAGAAAAAGAAGGCACTCTCAAACTTATAGAAAATAAAAAAATAATATTCACTCAAAATAAAATTATTGAAGGAAAAATAGAGGTAAAACAAGGGGGGTTTGGATTTTTAATTGTCGATAAGGGAAAGGATATATTTATACCCAAGAGATTTTTAAAAGGTGCAAGAGATGGTGATTATGTTAAGGTAGTTATAACTAAATTTAAAGAAAGAGGACCTGAAGGAAAAGTTTTAGAAATTATAAAAAAATCTTTAAGAAGATTTTCTGGAACCTTATGGAAAAGATACAGGGATAATTTCATTGAACCAGATCAAGATTTTCTTCCAAAGAAAATATACCCCCTTGAGAGTTTAGAAGAAATTCCGTCAGGAAATAAAGTGGGATTTATACTTATAAACGGGAATAAAGCCAAAGGTATAAAAAATCTCGGTAATCCTGAAGACCCAGAAACCCCCTTTAATCTTATAAAATATATTTATAATCTTCCCGAGGACTATAAGGAAAAATATTTTGATGAAGAGGTTTTAAAAAGAAAAATTAAAGAGGAAAAAAAAAGAAGGAAAGATTTAAGGAATTTAGTAACCTTTACAATTGACCCTTATAATGCAAAGGATTTTGATGATGCTATAAGTGCCTTTAAAAATAAAGATGGATATGATTTATTTGTCCATATAGCAGATGTTTCCTATTTTGTTCCACTGAATTCAAAAATTTTCAGAGAAGCTTACACAAGGGGAACAAGTTACTATCTTTTAGATAAAGTTATCCATATGTTACCAAAAGAATTATCTGAAAAGTTCTGTTCTCTTCAGCCAAGTAAAATCCGTCTTGCTAAAACAGTTCACATTATCCTTGATTTTAGAGGTAATGTAAAAAAATTTGAAATTTATAACTCAATTATAAAATCAAATAAGAGACTTAATTATGAAGAGGCACAGGATATAATTGATGGTAAAATTAAAATTAAGGAAAAAGAAATCTATAATTCTCTAAAAATAGCAGAGGAAATTTCAAAAATTTTAAAGGAAAAAAGAAGGAAAAGGTTTTCCCTTGATTTTGATTTACCTGAACCAGAAATACTTTTCACAGACGAAGGAAAGGTTAAACTTATTCAACTTGAAAAAGCAGTATTTACTCATTCCCTTATAGAAGAATGTATGATACTTGCAAACAGGATGATTGCAAAATTTTTTGCTAAAAAGAATTTACCTTTTATTTACAGAATCCATGAAGAACCAGATAAGAAAAAACTTGAAGAACTTAAAAAAATTTTATTAAAACTTTTAAAAGAAGAAAAACTTAAAAAAATTCTATTAAAAGATGAATTAACTTCCCGTGATTTATTTGAAATAATTGAGGGTGTCAAAGGTAAAAGGGAAGAATTGATAGTTATAAAAAGTATCCTTAAAGCAATGAAACAGGCAAAGTATTCTGTGGAAAATAAAGGTCATTATGGACTTAAATTAAACTTTTATACTCACTTTACTTCACCAATAAGAAGATTAGCAGATTTAACAGTTCATAACCTTTTAAATTTTGTTATGGAAAACAAAATGAATAAATATCCTGATGAAGATGAATTAAGGGACATAGCTGAAAAGGCATCAGAAACAGAAAGAACAGCACAAAAAGCTGAATGGGATATTGTTGATATGAAAATTCTTGAACATCTTAAAGAAAGAATAGGTGAAAGAGGAGAAGGTTTTGTAACAAATATAAAAAGTGATGGATTTTTTGTATATGTTCCTGAATTTTACTTTGAAGGATTTGTAAGTAAGGATTCCTTACCTTTTAAAACAATTTTTAATATTGAAGAAAAAAGAATCTATCTTAAAAACAGAAAAATAATTGATATTGGTGACAATGTAAATGTTTTTATTAATAGAGTTGATATTTATGGAAAAAAACTTATATTAAATCTTGCTTGA
- a CDS encoding helix-hairpin-helix domain-containing protein, translating to MDKLKKLKDFFYYYLYPSDSEKKVIYFLIFIILLGDVGKRFFYQNKNKNENSKVERIDFNLAEIEDLVNLPSIGPRLAAKILDFRDKKGKIKKPEELLEINGLGEKRLEIIKKYFKFPEED from the coding sequence GTGGATAAGTTAAAAAAATTAAAGGATTTTTTTTATTATTACCTATATCCTTCAGACTCTGAGAAAAAGGTAATTTATTTTTTGATTTTTATTATTCTTTTGGGTGATGTAGGTAAAAGATTTTTTTATCAAAACAAAAATAAGAATGAAAATTCAAAAGTTGAGAGAATTGATTTTAATCTTGCTGAAATTGAAGATCTTGTAAATCTTCCTTCTATAGGACCTCGTCTTGCAGCAAAAATTTTAGATTTCAGGGATAAAAAGGGGAAGATTAAAAAGCCTGAGGAACTTCTTGAAATAAATGGTTTAGGTGAGAAAAGATTAGAGATTATAAAAAAATATTTTAAGTTTCCTGAAGAAGATTAG
- a CDS encoding Hsp20/alpha crystallin family protein — protein sequence MKEIIKWDPFKEISSLREEIDKLFDSFFGRRSFLFGETETFVPACDLEETEESFIVTAELPGMKKDEIKVTVDEDGITISGERKREKEEKGKTYHRIERSYGKFQRYIPFPKEVQPEKAKASYKDGILRIEIPKSEKVKPKEIKIEIEE from the coding sequence ATGAAGGAAATTATAAAATGGGATCCCTTTAAAGAAATTTCTTCCTTAAGGGAAGAAATTGACAAACTATTTGATTCGTTCTTTGGCAGGAGAAGTTTTCTTTTCGGTGAAACAGAAACTTTCGTTCCTGCTTGTGATCTTGAGGAAACAGAAGAATCCTTTATAGTTACTGCTGAACTTCCAGGAATGAAAAAAGATGAAATAAAGGTTACAGTTGATGAGGATGGTATTACAATTTCTGGTGAAAGAAAAAGAGAAAAAGAGGAAAAAGGAAAAACCTATCATAGAATTGAAAGAAGTTACGGGAAATTCCAGAGATATATACCTTTTCCCAAAGAAGTTCAGCCTGAAAAAGCAAAAGCTTCTTATAAAGATGGGATTTTAAGAATTGAAATACCAAAGAGTGAAAAGGTAAAACCAAAAGAAATAAAGATTGAAATAGAAGAGTGA
- the hemB gene encoding porphobilinogen synthase, translating into MKEFPFIRMRRLRKKEFLRDLVRETVLTPDDLVYPLFVIKGEGKKEEISSMPGQYRYSIDVLCEEIQKIKEEGIKAVILFGIPEKKDEMGSDSYSDDGIIQRALREIRKFEKDIILITDLCMCEYTSHGHCGIIKNGDVDNDTTLEYLGKIAVSQVVAGADIVAPSGMMDGMVKAIRKALDESGFKDTPILSYAVKYASSFYGPFREAAESAPQFGNRKTYQMDPANLREAILEAELDYEEGADILMVKPALAYLDVIKTIRERFNRPIAAYNVSGEYAMVKAASMKGYINERDVVLEILTSIKRAGADIILTYHARDVVKWLKGG; encoded by the coding sequence ATGAAGGAATTTCCTTTTATAAGAATGAGAAGATTGAGAAAAAAAGAATTTTTAAGGGACCTTGTAAGGGAAACGGTTTTAACTCCAGATGATCTTGTTTATCCACTTTTTGTAATTAAAGGGGAGGGGAAAAAAGAAGAAATATCTTCCATGCCAGGTCAATACAGATATTCAATTGATGTTCTATGTGAGGAAATTCAAAAAATAAAAGAAGAAGGTATAAAGGCAGTTATTCTGTTCGGAATTCCAGAAAAAAAGGATGAAATGGGAAGTGATTCATATTCTGATGATGGTATAATTCAAAGGGCATTAAGGGAGATAAGAAAATTTGAAAAGGATATTATATTGATTACTGATCTTTGTATGTGTGAATACACTTCGCATGGTCATTGTGGAATCATTAAAAATGGTGATGTTGATAATGATACGACTCTCGAATATCTCGGAAAAATAGCAGTTTCACAGGTTGTTGCAGGTGCTGATATTGTAGCACCTTCAGGTATGATGGATGGTATGGTAAAGGCAATTAGAAAGGCTCTTGATGAGAGTGGTTTTAAAGATACTCCTATTCTTTCCTATGCTGTGAAGTATGCATCAAGTTTCTATGGACCTTTCAGGGAGGCTGCTGAATCAGCTCCCCAGTTTGGTAATAGAAAGACCTATCAGATGGATCCTGCAAATTTGAGAGAGGCAATACTTGAAGCAGAGCTTGATTATGAAGAAGGTGCAGATATTTTAATGGTTAAACCTGCCTTAGCCTATCTTGATGTTATAAAAACTATTAGAGAAAGATTTAATAGACCAATTGCAGCCTATAATGTTTCAGGTGAATATGCTATGGTGAAGGCTGCTTCAATGAAAGGTTATATAAATGAAAGGGATGTTGTTCTTGAAATTTTGACTTCAATCAAAAGGGCTGGGGCTGATATAATTTTGACCTATCATGCGAGGGATGTTGTAAAGTGGTTGAAAGGTGGATAA